A single Cyclopterus lumpus isolate fCycLum1 chromosome 15, fCycLum1.pri, whole genome shotgun sequence DNA region contains:
- the degs1 gene encoding sphingolipid delta(4)-desaturase DES1, with protein MGNRVAREDYEWVYTDQPHADRRKEILAKYPEIKSLMGPDTRLKWVVCMMVAVQFLAFYLVKDLDWKWVLFWTYGFGSCINHSMTLAIHEISHNAAFGNNKAMWNRYFAIFANLPIGLPYSASFKRYHLDHHRYLGGDGVDVDIPTEFEGWFFCTRLRKFIWIILQPLFYAIRPLCINPKPITRLEVTNVAVQLTFDVLLFWLLGAKPVVYMLAGSMLGMGLHPISGHFIAEHYMFLKGHETYSYYGSLNLLTFNVGYHNEHHDFPSIPGCRLPMVKKIAAEYYDDLPQYSSWVKVLYDFIMDDALSPYSRVKRKLRGEIKQE; from the exons ATGGGGAACCGGGTCGCCCGTGAGGACTACGAATGGGTGTATACGGACCAGCCGCACGCCGACAGGAGAAAAGAGATACTGG CCAAATACCCTGAAATCAAGTCGTTGATGGGTCCGGACACGAGGCTGAAATGGGTTGTGTGCATGATGGTAGCTGTACAGTTTTTAGCTTTCTACTTGGTCAAAGACTTGGACTGGAAATGGGTTCTGTTTTGGACTTATGGCTTTGGCAGCTGCATCAACCACTCAATGACACTTGCTATTCACGAGATCTCCCACAACGCAGCCTTTGGAAACAACAAGGCCATGTGGAATCGCTACTTTGCCATTTTTGCCAACCTGCCCATTGGTCTGCCCTACTCTGCCTCCTTCAAACGCTATCACCTGGACCATCACCGCTACCTGGGTGGAGACGGGGTGGATGTAGACATCCCCACTGAGTTTGAAGGCTGGTTCTTCTGCACACGCCTACGCAAATTCATCTGGATTATTCTGCAACCGCTGTTCTATGCCATTCGGCCCCTCTGCATCAACCCCAAACCTATCACTCGGCTGGAGGTGACCAACGTGGCCGTCCAGCTCACCTTTGACGTCCTGCTCTTCTGGCTGTTGGGGGCCAAGCCCGTGGTCTACATGCTGGCGGGCTCCATGCTGGGGATGGGCTTGCACCCCATCTCTGGTCATTTCATAGCTGAGCACTACATGTTCCTCAAGGGCCATGAGACCTACTCCTACTACGGCTCCCTCAACCTGCTCACCTTCAACGTGGGCTACCACAATGAGCACCATGACTTCCCCAGCATCCCAGGATGCAGGCTGCCCATG GTGAAGAAAATAGCGGCAGAGTATTACGATGACCTGCCTCAGTACTCCTcttgggtgaaggtcctgtacGACTTCATCATGGACGATGCACTCAGCCCTTACTCTCGAGTGAAGAGGAAGCTTCGGGGGGAAATCAAACAGGAGTAA